In Rhododendron vialii isolate Sample 1 chromosome 9a, ASM3025357v1, the following are encoded in one genomic region:
- the LOC131301906 gene encoding uncharacterized protein LOC131301906 has protein sequence MLSNAGYNHYEISSYSKSSFKCKHNLTYWENKPFYGLALAPPVSLTVLRFSRPKKMKRVMGYVQNLEDRIVEYREARLVVFMPRTWSWIL, from the coding sequence ATGCTCTCAAATGCAGGTTACAACCACTACGAAATCAGCAGTTACTCCAAGAGTAGTTTCAAGTGCAAGCACAACCTCACCTACTGGGAGAACAAACCTTTCTATGGTTTGGCCTTGGCTCCACCAGTTTCCTTGACGGTGTTAAGATTTTCAAGgccaaagaaaatgaaaagagtaATGGGTTATGTGCAAAATTTGGAGGATAGGATTGTGGAGTATCGAGAGGCCAGGCTAGTTGTTTTTATGCCAAGGACATGGTCATGGATTCTGTGA
- the LOC131301907 gene encoding DExH-box ATP-dependent RNA helicase DExH7, chloroplastic-like, protein MKDGASLEAALDWLCLNLPGNELPLKFSTGTSLYTNEGGAVGIISNSRKDWSPLVDSSAKIEEEMPELNEQLQEQAKL, encoded by the exons ATGAAG GACGGTGCTAGTCTCGAGGCTGCACTTGATTGGCTATGCTTGAATTTGCCTGGGAATGAGCTTCCACTGAAGTTTTCTACTGGGACTTCTCTCTATACAAATGAAG GAGGTGCTGTCGGGATCATATCAAATTCAAGAAAGGATTGGAGTCCTTTGGTGGATTCATCTGCCAAGATTGAGGAGGAAATGCCTGAGCTTAAT GAGCAACTTCAAGAACAAGCGAAACTCTGA